atcaagtgctatgctaacggaatgggtcaagtcaatcacatcattctctaatgatgtgaccccgttaatcaaatgacaactcatgtctatggctaggaaacttaaccatctttgattcaacgagctagtcaagtagaggcatactagtgacactctgtttgtctatgtattcacacatgtattatgttttcggttaatacaattctagcataaataataaacatttaccatgaaataaggaaataaataataactttattattgcctctagggcatatttccttcagcccccTTCCTTTATctctttccccttcctttcttctccggtgggaAAAGGAAAGGGGGCACCACTTGGgggaaccccaagtaggatttggaTCCTACTTGGGAcgccccctggctgcctctcctctcctcccacctatatatatgtggggagggggcgcctagaacacacaacatcaattgttagccgtgtgcggctccccctccccctccacagtttacacccctggtcatattctcgcggtgcttagacgaagcgctgcgcggatcacttcatcatcaccgtcaccacgttgtcgtgcttacggaactcatctactacctcgacaccctgctggatcaagaaggcgaggggcgtcaccgagctgaatgtgtgcaggactcggaggtgttgtacgttcggtgcttgatcggtcggagttagaagaagttcgactacatcaattgcgTTGTTAAAacccttccgctttcagtctacgagggtacgtagacacactctctccctcgttgttatgcatcttcatggatagatcattgtgtgtgcgtagatttttatttttttccatgcaacgtttcccaacacttcCCACCACTGCAACCTCATTGCTGAAGCTGCGGGCATCCCTCCTCCAGGTGGCTACGGGCCAAGCTGCCAAAGGTGGCATGCGGGATTTTGGTGGCATTTGGGGCGGGCCACCGTCCTACTTATCAAAGTAGGGACGCCTGGATGATGTCCCCTGTTGTGGTGGTGGCGACATTGTCTACCTCTCCTATAGTGTGACACTGGGAGTCGGGCGGTGACGAGGGAGCCAACTTGTAGTAGATCTAGAGCTTCCTATAGAGTTGGCAGATAAGTCTAGGTGGGGTGTGTTGGTGTGAGGGTCGTTCACAGTGTGATAGCGCATTGCCTCCTGACGGCTCAGTCGCTCCACGTGAAGGCTAGAACCCGGGGGTGCAAGCTACAGTGGGTATCTGGGACAGTCAGATCTAGTGGGTTTGGCTGTGCTGGCATGGTTATGGCCTCATGATGCGAAAGAAAGGAAGGTGGGGCGTAAGTTGCTGCGGTGTGTACTATGTGTGGGGGTGGGTGGTGGCGGTTGCACGAGTGATAATCCGGTTCCAACTTGGTTGGTGCATATgacaaaggtgcatgcatgcatcaTTACCCTCCTTGGAGGTGTTTTCATGGTTGCTCTAGCTCATCTCTCGCCAACAAGGCTGTTGGATCTTTCCGATGAAAGCTCAAATTTTCGATTTCCATTAGGGCAGGCGACACTAGTGTCCTCTACACTTCCTCCTTAGGGGTGTTACCTTAGGAGATTATGGTGTAGCTAGACGAGCTTTTGCCGGACGAAGTTGTACCCCTTGACACGAGTAGTGGACCGCGTGTCGGTCTCCCCCGACAGTGTGACCAGTAAAACCAAAGCAGTCGCACCGGGAGCCATGGTGTGGTTGGGTGTCCTTGCGTCTTATTTTTGGTCGCTTGGGTGACAAAACCATTGGCTTGGGTGGTGCACGACCTCGCTGCCACCACATCTGACACCTAGGCCTGTTTGGTTGTCTGCCCCTTTTTTTCCTTCCTGCATGTGTAACTCGGTTTAACTAGCTGATGTAATATAGAGAAAAAAAATGCACTTAGTTGAATTGCTTGCATATGGGCTGCTTGCGTCAGGGCAGCACTTACCTCAGCGTTATTACCAAAGGAAACAGAGAGGTCCTATCTGCCGCTCTTTGCGGCAGAATGTCGACCGGACGCACAGGCGGGTCTCCCGGCTGGGCCTGAGACCTGACGCTTCAAAGAAATACAGCTAGCTAGTTCAGCTAtaaagattcctggtttttaacgcAGCACAACATATTAAGAATAAAGCCGAGCGTATATCCGAACGGCTTTTAAATTTTGTTCGCAAAACGTTATTTTTGAGAAAAAGACGTGAAGGTTGTATGAAACAGCGAACACTTTTAGAAATTGTGAATAGAATTTGAAAAACTCAACAATTcgaaaaatgcaaacattttttgaaaacaggaacatttttgtaAAATCTCCCAAAAATAGAAAACGTGAAAGTTTTCTTTGAAAAcccgaacatttttcaaatttgaaaataatttttgGATACTCGAACAATTTTTAAaactgggaacattttttgaaactcccgaACAAAACTTGAACACATGAACAGTTTTTAAAACTTGCGTACATCTTTTGAAACTTCCGAACAAAaattgaaacatgaacattttttggaatttgcgAACAATTCTCTAAACGGAAACATTTATGGAAACTCCCaaaaaaatttgaaaacatgaacattttttgaaattggtgaacaaattttgaaattggaaGATTGTTTTAAACAACCAAATataatttgaaaacatgaacattttttgaaatgtgaaCATTTTATATAATATGGGAACATTTTTGAGAAAAtggagaacattttttaaatttgtaaACAAAAATTAATAACAAGAATGTTTTTTGAACTTCAGAACATTtttagaattttggaaaagaatttgaaattcttgagaacaaaaagaaataaatagagaagaaaaaggaattgaaaaatgaaataaagaacaaaaaaacaaagaaagaaaaagaaaaagaagaaaagaaacagaaaaaaccagtgaaaacccgattcaagaaccttctagaaggttcccaaaaccgttaGGGAACCctccagaaggttcccaaaaccggaagctGTAGCGCGTGCACTATCTCgtaattgggccggcccatcttgATCGCTAGTTTGCTCACCTCTATGCGAAGCCTCGACAATTTGACACAGCGAGCGTCCGTTAGGAAATTCCAGGGAAACACTCTTGCTCTCCCGACTGATCTTATGGGCTACGCATGTCCCCAATATGGCCCGCTATCTATTCTTTCCCGAGCCTGTTGGCCATCGTCTTCCTGATTTTTGCAAAGGGCAGCACTCTGCGCCGGTGTGCCGGTcgaaagtttcggccggtcgcACCGCAACCGCCCGATGCCATGTGCGCACAGCCGTTCGACTGGATccaagcaaaaaaaaaaagaatcacccccagctctctttcttcttcctcgggcAGTCCTGTTCGGGGGAGCGCGGCGCGCGACTCCTGTCCCCTCCGGTGGTCGTCGGTCCCCACCCTCGCCGGTCTTCCTCGTCGCCGCCGGATCCCGCCCTCGCAGGCCATCCTCGTCGTCGGTCCCCACCGTCAccggccgtcctcgtcgccggtcgCCATGCAACAAATCCACCTGCGTTGCAGCTCTTGACGGCGGCGGTTGTAGCtcggccgccgcccctcgccattGATGCTCGCTGTAGGGAATTATGTCGATGGAGGTCGTCAGTCAATCAACGCCATtttgaatggatgtagcaaaaaacttcaCCCGTAGTAGCAAAAAATAACTATGGTTGCAGCAAAAATCAAACACCGTCGCCGTCTTCGCGAGGTCACAACTCCGCcttacatggatgtagcaaaaaacttcaGCGGTAGTAGCAAAAATCTACTACGGTTGCAGGAAAAatcatcgttgtcgtcgtcatgAGGTCGTAGCTCCgcttgatggatgtagcaaaaagcttAGCCGGTAGTAGCAAAATCCAACTACGGTTGCAGCTTCCCCTTGTTATGAAGTGCCATTGAAGTTTTATGtgtctatggttgaagctttttttcaaTAGCTGTTGAAGCTTTTCTAGGTGACGGTTGCAACACTTGTATATGCGGGTGGATCCGGCTATGGCGGCCGGCGAGGGAGCGCCTGGCCGTCGTCGATGGAGCCTGTGGTGGCCCAGTCGCAACCCGATAGGAGAGGGGGGGNNNNNNNNNNNNNNNNNNNNNNNNNNNNNNNNNNNNNNNNNNNNNNNNNNNNNNNNNNNNNNNNNNNNNNNNNNNNNNNNNNNNNNNNNNNNNNNNNNNNNNNNNNNNNNNNNNNNNNNNNNNNNNNNNNNNNNNNNNNNNNNNNNNNNNNNNNNNNNNNNNNNNNNNNNNNNNNNNNNNNNNNNNNNNNNNNNNNNNNNNNNNNNNNNNNNNNNNNNNNNNNNNNNNNNNNNNNNNNNNNNNNNNNNNNNNNNNNNNNNNNNNNNNNNNNNNNNNNNNNNNNNNNNNNNNNNNNNNNNNNNNNNNNNNNNNNNNNNNNNNNNNNNNNNNNNNNNNNNNNNNNNNNNNNNNNNNNNNNNNNNNNNNNNNNNNNNNNNNNNNNNNNNNNNNNNNNNNNNNNNNNNNNNNNNNNNNNNNNNNNNNNNNGCGCGTGAAGGATGTAGGTAGGGGATGGATCTGACCATGACAACAGGCAGCCATGGCAGGTGCGCGAGGGAGCGCCTGGCCGCCGACGATGGAGCTCGTGGTGGCCTCCGTCGCAGCCCGGAGAGGGGGAGGGGATGCGCGCGTGAGGGTTGGAGGTAGGGGATGGAGGCGGGATGCGTGTGGATCACTGCGTATTGCGCGTTGGGCCAGCGTGGGGAGCGAGCCGGCCAAAAGTTTGGCCGGTGCACCGCGCCCAAACGTTTTCCTTTTGCAAAAGATCAGCCGACCGACGCGTAGCACGGCCCACTATTACTGATCCTTTCCCACTGCCCTCCAAAAAAGCTGCAGAGAGTCACTAATTACAGCCACGTCTGTACACGGCAATGGCAGAGCCACATTGTTCTGTATTAGCGACAGCTTGTACAAGGAGATTTTGCACAAATCTTGGTCTAATCACTGTAAACAAGAAAACAGCTCCAGCTCCCCCAACCCTCATGCTAGGCAGCTACGATTATACCATTAAACTCACGATCAAACACAATTTCAAGTGCCATCTTGCTGCATGTTCGATGTTCCCTTCCCCGGCCCTGCGCCCGCAAGCACCAAGACGTCCACGGCATGCATGGCCAGCCCATGGACGACACGTCAGACGTTGGTTCTTCTCGGAGGCATGGCCGCTTCGCTCGCTCTGCTGAACACCGACTTCATCGGGTAAGGATCGTTGTTCGCTTCCTGCAAATTTTCACATCCAGATTAGATTAGCCGGCGTGCTTGCGAGATTCGTGGAGGTCGCAGCCATGGCGGGAGTCGGGAGTGATTGCACGAAAAGCTTACGGCGGCGCGTGACGCTGTGACGTTGCTCTGGTACGCCGAACTGTGCATGCCCCCGGCGTGGCCGCCCCGGATGGCGCCGCCGCAGAACTGCATGTTGTCCTCGCCGAGCGCGCGcaggcggttgagctccgggagcacCACGTTGCCGAGGTCCGGCCGGTCCTTCCGCCGCAGCTCGCAGCAGCGGAGCGCCATCTCCGCCAGGCACTGCGCCTCCTCCACCGGCCAGTCCGGCACGGCCGGGTCGAGCAGctcgccgagcgtgccgcgctccaGCGCGCGCCCGATGTGGTGCGTCAGCCCCATGGGCGGCTTCGCCGTGATGATCTGCAGCAGCATCACGCCCAGCGAGTACACGTCCGACTTGACCCCCAGCATCCCGGTCTGCTGGTACTCCGGGTCGATGTAGCAGAAGGTCCCCGCCGTCGACGTCATCCGGTACTGCGTCACGGTGTCGGCGACGGTCGGCGGCACCAGCCGCGCCAGCCCGACGTCGCTGATCTTGCTCACGTAGTTGCGGTCCAGGAGGATGTTGCCGGGCTTGAGGTCGCGGTGCACCAGCGGCTCCGGCTTCTTCTGGTGCAGGAAGAGGAGCCCCGTGGCGATCTCGGCGCAGATGCGGAACCGGTGCTGCCACGGGATGACCGGCCCGCCGGTGGCGCCGCCGCGCCGGAAGAGGCAGTCGTCGAGGCTGCCGTTCGCCATGTACTCGTACACCAGGCAGCCGTACTCCGGGCACGCGCCGAGGAGGAGCACCATGTTGGGGTGCCGGATGCAGCTCAGCACCTCCACCTCCTGCTGGAACTGCGACCTCCCCTGCGCGGCGTCCGGCCGGAGCACCTTGATGGCGACCTGggtgtggtcgaggtagccgttgtACACGGGCCCGTAGCCGCCCTCGCCGACCTTGCGCGCGTCGTCGAAGTGCGACGTGGCCTGCTCGATCTCCTCGATGGTGTACCGGCGGTaccggagctcgccgccgccgccgccaccgccgcggtgcttgcgctcctcggcttccttGAGCAGCTTCTTCTCCGCGCTGATCCGCTTCTGCACCTCCAGCTCGGCGATCCTCTgcgacgcctccgccgcctccatggccgccttggccttggccttctcgcGCTCGATCATCTGCAGCGCCGACTCCTCCGTGATGTGCTGGTCCTGCCTCTTCTGCTCCTCCTCCGCCTTCCACCGCTGCAGCTCGTTCGCCTTCTGCTTGGCGTTCAGCGCCTCCTTGCAGGCGGTGCTGTACATGTCCATGGTCTGCTTCAGCTCCAGACGGAGCCGCTTCATCTCGGCCTCCACGTCGTCCATGCCGCTAGAGCAGAAGGAGGAGGCGCTGCTCTGCGAGAAGGACATGTCGCCGCCGGTGAAGGAGTCGCCGCCCCACTTGTTGGGCGTCATCTCGAAGCTGTGGTCGTAGCTGTCCAGGGAGGAGCCGTTGGACATGCGCGGCGCGGACTGCTGGTAGTAGTCGATGCTCCGGCGGCCGCCGTTGCTGCTGATGAAGGAGATGTCCGACACATCCGCGGTGGACCGGCGGCCGCCGCTGCTGACAAAGGAGATGtcggccgagtccggcatggacatGTGGCTCAGGTCGGCGTACGACTTCCTGGTCGGGCCCATGGACCCGCGCGTGAACGGCGAGCGGATGATGGTATCCACCCTCGGCGTCTCCCCGTTATCGCTGCCCCTGGACGACATCGACCACTTCTGGTTCGTAGGCACCGGCACGGCCGGCTCGGGCGGCTTGGCGGCCGCCGCGGCGCTCATGTTGACGATCTGCGACCGGAGCGGGGACACGCGCGGCGCCGGGCGGATGGAGTTGCGCTGCGCCGACACCTTGTTGCCCTTGTTGATCACGTAGACGGTGCAGAAGTCGGGCGCGCCCTTGCAGATGGTGGTCGGGATGTCGGCCTTGAACCTGACGAAGCCGCCGCGCGTGCATGCGCCGGTGACGAGCTTCTCGACGGCGCCGTGGGCGGCGAACTCGATGATGGACTTGCCGACGTCGTGGTCGTCGAGCACCACATCCTTGCACTGGATGTCCTTGCGGGTGCAGAAGCAGCGGAACGGGAGGAAGAGCTCCTTGAGGCTCGGGTCGGTGGGCTGCTTGAACCCGGCGGCGTCCTCCACGCCGCCGGAGACGCCCTTGGTGTTGACGTGGACGAGGACGATGGTCTGGCCCTTGCCCACGATGCTGTCGATGGCCCACTTGAGCGCGTTCTGGCTGTTCTTGTCCTTGTCGATGCACACCGCCACCAGCGGGTAGCCCAGCTGCGTGTCCGCCGCCTCCTTCCCGCCGTCGTACCTCCCCATCGATCGACGCCGATCGGGCTTCACCTTCAACCTTACTTACGCCTGGCTGATGATGATATCTCCACAAATTAATGGTCGTGGCTCCTAGCTAGCTAAGGTTATTGTGCTTGCATGCATGCCTGCTTGCCCATCGACAGGCGTCGCCGTCGGTCGCCGTCGTGCGGAGGCCGGGGAGGTGggcaacgagaggggagggtgGCCCTGAGGGCTCTTTAGTTTCTGGAGCGCTCTTAATTTCGCTCCTGTTCCTATTTCTCATCTATTATTAAGCACTGTCTTTTTTTGATTTGGTGGCTGCTATTTGAATTGAGCCATGTGTTGTGGGTTCTTGGCTGTTTCCCCGGGTAACCACCGGATCCTCTCTTTTATTTGTTCCATGTGTTAAACTAGAAAATAGGAAAGGATACGTGAGCACACAAATACACAATGTGGCATGTGCAATGCGGAAAATTACGGGTTTCGTTGCAAAACAATACTTCAGTATTACATACTCCCTATGGcgactttgtaaaatctcaagatgatatgccggcttagcctctcgaaggtgctcataggagtaGGGTGTGCGCGTATAAATGAGCGCTTGTGTGTGTACTGTGTTTAAAAAAGTATTACATACTCCCTCAGTTCAATATAAAGTTTTGCTGATTTATTACAAAGTTATATTAAATTAGTGACACTTAATAGGGATCGAAGAGAGTATTTATTTGTTTCATCCCCTTTGCCCAGGGCGGCCAGCCGTGTAGCCCTGCCGCCATCGGGGGGACGTTCGTTGGACCGGCTGGGACTACCGCTCGGTCCCTCTCGGGCGCCGCCGGTCTATCCCTGGCTCGCATGGCGCCGTCCTCCCCGAGTCATGGTCTGGCcttgggggaggaggaggactagcTGAGTGTGGGGCTTAACGTGTGTCCCCCGTCCTTTCTTCGCTCCCCGGGGGTGGTGTGCTATTCTCGTTCGCTGGGGTCCCCGCCTGCTTCCGCCTTGGGGGTCCCGGTGCCGGCTACTGGGTCTCCTCCTACGGGTTTGGACCTTGCCGCAGCATCACCTTAGGCGGCCGGCTCCAAGTCTAGGACGAGGCCCTCCCTGGGGGTGACAGTGCGGCAGAGCCTCTCCCGGTTGCTTTTGGATGGCCGGGTCCCGACGATCACTGAGAAGGCTGCCATGCGGGCGGCGGCTCGTGACCTCCTTCCAGGTACTTCCCTGACCTTTCTGGTCCATCTTGTTCTAGCTCTGGATTCTCTGTTCTAGGATCGATTCCTCTTGCGCACTTGGCTGACATGGCAACAGATAGTGACATTGTGTTCCGCGGCGAGAAGGGCCCTCGCCTTGAGCAGATCTCCGCTATCTGTGCCAGGGAGAGGTTAGATGGGGCGCTTGCTGAGGCCCGCGCTCGGGCAGAGCGGGACCCCTCGAGTTCCCCAGCCACTGTCGACCCTGGCCATAGAGAGGCCGGGAATGACAGGAGGCTAAGCAGGGAGGCTGCAGGGActaccttgatgtctactacacaaccttcttcttgtagacgttgttgggcctccaagtgcagaggtttgtaggacagtagcaaatttccctcaaatggatgacctaaggtttatcaatccgtgggagg
This portion of the Triticum dicoccoides isolate Atlit2015 ecotype Zavitan chromosome 7A, WEW_v2.0, whole genome shotgun sequence genome encodes:
- the LOC119330806 gene encoding U-box domain-containing protein 52-like, yielding MGRYDGGKEAADTQLGYPLVAVCIDKDKNSQNALKWAIDSIVGKGQTIVLVHVNTKGVSGGVEDAAGFKQPTDPSLKELFLPFRCFCTRKDIQCKDVVLDDHDVGKSIIEFAAHGAVEKLVTGACTRGGFVRFKADIPTTICKGAPDFCTVYVINKGNKVSAQRNSIRPAPRVSPLRSQIVNMSAAAAAKPPEPAVPVPTNQKWSMSSRGSDNGETPRVDTIIRSPFTRGSMGPTRKSYADLSHMSMPDSADISFVSSGGRRSTADVSDISFISSNGGRRSIDYYQQSAPRMSNGSSLDSYDHSFEMTPNKWGGDSFTGGDMSFSQSSASSFCSSGMDDVEAEMKRLRLELKQTMDMYSTACKEALNAKQKANELQRWKAEEEQKRQDQHITEESALQMIEREKAKAKAAMEAAEASQRIAELEVQKRISAEKKLLKEAEERKHRGGGGGGGELRYRRYTIEEIEQATSHFDDARKVGEGGYGPVYNGYLDHTQVAIKVLRPDAAQGRSQFQQEVEVLSCIRHPNMVLLLGACPEYGCLVYEYMANGSLDDCLFRRGGATGGPVIPWQHRFRICAEIATGLLFLHQKKPEPLVHRDLKPGNILLDRNYVSKISDVGLARLVPPTVADTVTQYRMTSTAGTFCYIDPEYQQTGMLGVKSDVYSLGVMLLQIITAKPPMGLTHHIGRALERGTLGELLDPAVPDWPVEEAQCLAEMALRCCELRRKDRPDLGNVVLPELNRLRALGEDNMQFCGGAIRGGHAGGMHSSAYQSNVTASRAAEANNDPYPMKSVFSRASEAAMPPRRTNV